A genomic region of Palaemon carinicauda isolate YSFRI2023 chromosome 22, ASM3689809v2, whole genome shotgun sequence contains the following coding sequences:
- the LOC137616778 gene encoding uncharacterized protein: MTGFFKKDDLEAKVYCKNTDQFFKKDDLEAKVYCKNTDQFFKKDDLEAKVYCKNTDQFFKKDDLEAKVYCKNTDQFFKKDDLEAKVYCKNTDQFFKKDDLEAKVFCKNTDQFFKKDDLEAKVYFKNKDQSLNEMEYSLKYQAAF; encoded by the coding sequence ATGACGGGCTTCTTTAAGAAAGACGATTTAGAAGCAAAGGTTTACTGTAAAAATACAGACCAATTCTTCAAGAAAGACGATTTAGAAGCAAAGGTTTACTGTAAAAATACAGACCAATTCTTCAAGAAAGACGATTTAGAAGCAAAGGTTTACTGTAAAAATACAGACCAATTCTTCAAGAAAGACGATTTAGAAGCAAAGGTTTACTGTAAAAATACAGACCAATTCTTCAAGAAAGACGATTTAGAAGCAAAGGTTTACTGTAAAAATACAGACCAATTCTTCAAGAAAGACGATTTAGAAGCAAAGGTTTTCTGTAAAAATACAGACCAATTCTTTAAGAAAGACGATTTAGAAGCAAAGGTTTACTTTAAAAATAAAGATCAATCTCTTAATGAGATGGAATACAGTTTAAAGTATCAGGCTGCATTTTAA